From the genome of Flavobacterium sediminis:
TTACGTATGACGAAGCTGCCGAAAAATTATCCTTAGGCATGAAAGTCATCATTCGCGAAGGAAGTGCCGCTAAAAACTTTGAAGCATTAATCGATTTGCTTCCTGAACATTATGAAAATATGATGTTTTGTTCGGACGACAAACACCCTGACGATTTAATTGTAAGTCATATTAATGCTCTTTGTGCCAGAGCTGTTACCAAAGGAATAGACCTTTTTAAAATATTACAAGTCGCTTGTATCAATCCGGTGAAGCATTACAACATGAACGTAGGATTATTACAAGAAAATGATCCGGCAGATTTTATTGTCGTAAAAGATTTGGCTCAATTTGAAGTACTTCAAACCTATTTAAACGGTAAACTAATCGCTGAAAATGGCAAATCGTTTATTCCGGAAATTTCTTTTGAAACACCAAATAATTTCAACACTTCTCTTAAAAATATAAGTGATTTTGAAGTATTGAGTCCAGCAAATAAAATCAGAGTTATTGAAGCTTTAGAAGGACAATTGATTACCAATGAAATCCATCATACTTCTCTAACACAAGATGGGAATTTGATTTCCAACACTACTGATGATATTTTAAAGATGACGGTTGTTAACCGTTATCAGGACGCAAGACCGGCTATCGCTTTTATTAAGAATTTCGGGCTAAAAGAAGGCGCCATTGCAAGTTCGGTAGCACACGATTGCCACAATATTGTAGCAGTAGGAACTTCTGACGAAGAAATTTGTAAAGCGGTTAATCTATTAATTGAAAACAAAGGTGGTGTTTGCGCTGTAAATGGTTCGGAACAGAAAGTTTTACCTTTACCTGTTGCCGGAATTATCAGTGATAAAGATGGTTGGGAAACCGGAAAATTATATCAGGAAATTGACCAAATGGCAAAAACATTGGGAAGCTCGTTAAAAGCGCCATTTATGACGCTTTCGTTTATGGCTTTATTGGTCATTCCTGATTTAAAACTTTCTGATAAAGGATTGTTTAGCGGTAATACATTCTCTTTTGTGGATTTGGAAGTGGAGTAAATTAATGCCAGACCTGTCATTTCGAACGTAGTGAGAAACATAAGTTCAGCGTAGCTAAATCACATAACGAAATCAATATTAAATCATCATTTTGAATAAGCTTCAACTTTGATTATGTGATTTCTCCCTTTGGTCAAAATGACAACTTGGTTTATTGATGATGAAACAAAACCTTAATTTCCATTTTAGCAAATTGACGGAACATTTCCATAACACCACAGTATTTTTCAACCGATAAATCGACTGCACGCTGTAATTTAGCTTCGTTTAAATTGCTGCCATAAAAATGATATTCTACGGTCACAGCATCATATACTTTCGGGTGTTCTTCTGTTAAACTGGCAACGGTTTCAATTTTGAAATCGTCAACTTCTAACTTCATTTTTTCCATTAAAGAAGCGACATCTAAACCTGAGCATCCTGCCAAAGCAGAAAGCATCAAAGCTTTCGGTCGTAATCCTTCTTCGCCTCCGCCGTGTTCCGGTGCGGTATTTATTAATAAAGTTTCTCCACTGGGATTTGTGGATTCAAACTGCATTTTACCCTTCCAAGTTGTAGTTACTGTATGTGTTGCCATGTTTTTTAATTTAGTAAATTTATTCTATTTGGTTGCAAAAAATTCCATAAACCACTACTATTTCTTCCCGCCAACAACCGCTACTATTTCGCCTTTTGCGGGTTTGGCCTCAAAATGTTTTAAGACCTCTTCAGCAGTACCGCGAACGGTTTCTTCGTGTAATTTTGAAATTTCTCTGGAAACCGAAACTGGTCTGTCGGCACCAAAGTATTGTACAAATTCCGCTAATGTTCTGTTCAATTTATGCGGTGAAACATAAAAAATCATAGTTCGGGTTTCTTCAGCTAAGATTAAAAAACGGGTTTGGCGTCCTTTTTTATCGGGTAAAAAACCCTCGAACACAAATTTATCGTTAGGCAAACCACTATTCACTAAAGCCGGCACAAAAGCCGTAGCTCCCGGAAGGCATTCTACCTCAACTCCACTCTCTACACAAGCTCTGGTTAACAAAAAACCCGGATCAGAAATCGCCGGTGTTCCGGCATCGCTGATTAAAGCAATCGTTTCGCCCCCTTGCATGCGCTTTACCAGATTTTCAACGGTTTTGTGTTCGTTATGCATGTGGTGACTTTGCATGGGTGTTGCAATTTCAAAATGCTTTAGAAGTTTTCCACTTGTGCGCGTGTCTTCTGCTAAAATATAGTCTACTTCTCTGAGCACTTTGATAGCTCTGAAGGTCATGTCTTCTAAATTACCTATAGGTGTGGGGACAAGGTATAGTTTTCCCATGTGTTAGCGATTGAACGTTTGTTTGAGCTCCCGCCCTGTGAGGCGGAAAGCGAGTAGTGAAAGTGCACCCTGAAAGGGAACACCCCAAAAATTATAAATATTTCTTTTCTACGAATTCTAAGAAACGAACTTCGTATTCTTCTTTACCTTCCCAATTGTTATAATCGGGTTTTACAAAACTATCAATAAAGCCTCTGGCTTCATCAAAAGAGTCAAATGTGTTTAATTGTGACAATACACGGTTAAAATCATCAGTACTACCATCAAAAAGTTTTTTCTCAAAAGCAATGCGGTCATTCAACCCGATATTGATTCCGCCTTTGTTCAATCGGTCATTCAAGGACATTGCTTTAGGTTCTTCAAAAACGACCTCAGGCACTTCCTCTATTACGATCTCCTGAACGTTGGTTTTGTCAACTCTTAGTTCTGCAACCGGCTCAGGTTGGGACTCTATTTCTGTTTCTTCGATAACTGCAACAGGTTCTTCTTGTTTGTCTTCTGTAGTTAATTGTTCTTGAGATTCATCTGTTTCCGGCGCTGCTTCAAAAGTTAGGTCGGCAACCTGCTCTACTTCCTGCGGAACGTCTTCTACCTTAACAAAATCCAATTCCTTGAAATCCGCTGCAAAAACATCATCAAACAAAGCTACTTGTGGTTCAGATGCTATTTCCGAAACGGTCTCTTCTTCTACAACTTCAACGGCTTCTATTTCTTCTTGTTGTGTTGGCTCTTCCTCCGCCAGCTCTGCTGCCACCTCAGGTTCAAAAGCAGGCTCCTCCTCCACTATTGGTTCTTCTACTTGTTCTTCTTGTGCTACTACATCCGATTGCTCAGCCACAACAGTTTGCTGAGAAATGGTTTCTAACTTTTCCTCTAATACTTCCGGTGCTATTTCCTCTTTTACAATTTCAAAGTTTTCTTCATAAAACCTCAAAATCGTTAACTGTTCATATAATTTTTTGGCCTCTTCCTGTAATTGTTTAGTCTCAGAACGATTTTTTAATTTTAAAACCCTATGAGCTATACTGATTAACTCTCCTTCTAACTTTTTCTTCATAACTTTATGGAATAGAAATTGAAAATATGGATGCTTTTTTAATAAATTTGTTGTGACTACAAATGTAGCAGAATTTAATATTAATTTCCCGAAAGATACAAAATGTTTCTCGAAAATACTGTAAACCAATCTGAACAATTTGGCTGGATCGAAGTGATCTGTGGCTCAATGTTTTCGGGCAAAACCGAAGAATTGATCCGTAGACTGAAACGCGCTCAATTTGCCAAACAAAAAGTAGAAATTTTTAAACCCGCTGTTGATACCCGCTATCATGAAGAGATGGTGGTGTCTCATGATGCAAATGAAATTCGCTCTACTCCGGTTCCGGTTGCTGAGAACATCCGAATTTTAGCTCAAGGGTGTGATGTGGTCGGAATTGACGAAGCGCAATTCTTTGATGATGAGATCGTAGCGGTTTGTAACGACCTTGCTAATCAAGGCATTCGCGTTATTGTAGCCGGACTTGATATGGACTTTAAGGGCAACCCGTTTGGACCTATGCCTTCTTTGATGGCTACAGCCGAATATGTTACTAAAGTACATGCCGTTTGTACTCGAACGGGAAATTTAGCGAATTACAGCTTTAGAAAATCGCAAGACGATAAATTAGTATTACTCGGCGAAACGGAAGAATACGAACCGCTTAGCCGTGCCGCTTTTTTCAGAGCGATGAAGAAAAACAAAGAAAACGACAATAAGTAAACGGTGACTTTTTCTCTTACAAGCATTATTTCAGCGCTTAACGCAAAAGTTTCAGGCAGTTTTGAAGATTTCAAACCTGAAAATATCTCTATAGACAGTCGTTCATTGCAAAATGGAAATGGCACTTTATTTTTTGCTTTAACAGGTTCGCACCATGACGGTCACCAATACATTCAACAATTAATCAATAAAGGAGTTCGCAATTTTGTTGTGCAGTATATTCCTGACGGATTAGAAAACAAAGCTAACTTTTTAGTGGTTGAAAACACACTATTTGCCCTACAACAAATGGCAGGTTACTATCGCAGTCTGTTTTCTTTTCCGATAATAGGGATTACCGGAAGTAACGGAAAAACCATCGTAAAAGAATGGCTCAACTTTTTGCTGAGTCCGGATTACAGTGTCGTACGAAGTCCTAAAAGTTACAATTCGCAGGTAGGGGTTCCATTGTCGGTCTTTGGTATTAATGAACAACACGATTTAGGTATTTTTGAAGCCGGGATTTCGCAAAAAGGCGAAATGGAAAAACTAGAAAACATCATACAACCAAATATCGGAGTTTTTACCTCTATCGGTTCGGCGCATGATGAAGGTTTCCTCTCACAAGAAGAAAAAATAGCCGAAAAAACAAAACTTTTCAATCATTGTTCTCTAGTTGTTCTGGAGAAAAACCCATTGATCGAACACTATATCTCACAACCTAAACTCACTTGGAGTTTTACCGATAAAAACGCTACGCTTTTTGTATCCCAAAAATGGGCTGAAAATACAGCAACTCGTTTAACTTTGGTTTACCAAGATCAAACTTTTGAAGTTACGCTTCCTTTTACAGACGAGTTCTCAATTCAAAATGCCATGAATTGCATCGGTGTTTTATTGTATTTGAACACTTCGATTTCTGTAATCACAGAACGTATTCAGAATTTATATCCGATCGAAATCCGGCTACAGGCAAAAAAAGGAATTAATAACTGTATCATTATTGATGATTCTTATTCCTCAGATTACCAATCGCTAAAGATAGCACTGGATTTCTTAGAACAACAAAAATTACATCAAAAGAAAACGATCATTGTATCGGATATTTTTCAAAGTGGTTTACCCACTGAAGTTTTATACCAAAAGGTTTTTTCTACTTTACAAAACAACCATATTGACCGCATCATTACCATTGGCGAAACTATTTCTAATTATTTAAGTAAATTGCCTCATGTAATCTCTTTTTCTTCCACTGCTGATTTTTTAAAACAATTCAACACTCAATCATTCCAAAACGAAACGGTTTTAGTCAAAGGTGCCAGAAGTTTTAATTTTGATGAGATCGTTGTACTACTGGAAGAGAAAAAACATGAAACGGTTATGGAAATCAATTTAGATGCTATAACTTACAATCTAAACTTTTACAGATCAAAATTAAAACCGGAGACCAAAGTAATGGTCATGCTCAAAGCTTTTGGCTATGGCAATGGAGGTTTTGAAATCGCTAAGCTATTGGAACATCTGAAAGTTGATTATCTAGGGGTCGCCTTTGCCGATGAAGGTGTAGAATTAAGAAAAGCCGGAATTAGCACCCCCATAATTGTGTTAAACCCTGAAAATTATAGTTTTAACACCATGATCGCTTACGATCTGGAACCGGAAATTTATTCTATAAACGGCTTACACAGTTTTTTAAAAATTGCTCAGGAGAAAAATATTTCGCAATATCCCATCCATATCAAACTGGATACCGGAATGCACCGCTTAGGTTTCGAAGCGGCTCAGTTAGACGAACTGATCGCTGTTTTAAAAAACAATAATTTTGTAGCCGTTAAAAGTATTTTCTCGCACTTAGCCGCCAGTGATGACAAGCAATTTGACGCGTTTACTTATAAACAGTTTGAATGCTATCAGGAAAATTCAAAAAAGCTAACAGAGACACTTCATATCAAACCGATTCGGCACATACTGAACACTTCGGGGATCTTTAATTATCCCGAAATGCAAATGGAAATGGTTCGTTTAGGCATCGGCCTATACGGCATAGGCAATTCTGACTACGAGAATCAGCAATTGCAGAATGTAAGTACTTTAAAAAGTATCATTTCACAAATACGGATTGTTGAGAAAGGAGAATCTGTAGGATACAGCCGAAAATTTATAGCTAACAAGCCAACTACTGTAGCCTCTATCCCCATCGGCTATGCTGATGGTATCCGAAGATCTTTAGGTAACCAAAAAAGTTACGTAACTATTAACGGACAAAGAGCAGATATAATCGGAAATATTTGTATGGATACACTTATGGTTGATGTTACCCGGGTAAATTGCAAAGAGGGAGACGAAGTTATCATTTTCGGTGAAAGACCAAAAGTCACAGAACTAGCGGAATTTCTCAACACCATCCCTTATGAAATCCTTACGGGTATTTCACAAAGAGTAAAACGCGTTTTTTATAAAAATTAAAAGATTTTCGCTATATTCGTTCTTATAAAAACCAATTAAAACAACTAAAAAATAATTTTATGCTTAAAGAATTCAAGGAATTTGCAATGAAAGGAAACCTAGTCGACATCGGGGTAGGTTTTGTAATGGGGGCTGCTTTTAACAAAGTCGTTTCTTCTTTTACCGGAGGAATAGTTTCGCCTTTAGTCGGTTTAATTTTTAAATCAAATTTCAAAGATCTAAAGTGGACTATTATAGAAGGAGTTGTAAATGCTGAAGGAGTTGTTGAAGGCGAAGTTTCTGTTCTATGGGGTGAATTCCTGACCAACCTTATAGATTTCATCATCGTTGCTTTTGTAATGTTTATGATCGTTAAAGGTGTAAACGCTATGAAGAAAAAAGAAGCACCGGCACCTGCAGCGCCGAAAGGACCAAGCCAGGAAGAATTGTTAGCTGAAATAAGAGATTTATTAAAAAAACAGTAAACTAACGCTACATTACATATACTATTAATCCACACTTGTCGAGTGTGGATTTTTTATATTATTTGTTATAAATATAAAATTTTGTGATATTATTATAAAATAATTTTTTTAGATTCAAATATCTATACCTTTGCAAAAAATAAAAAAACAATAATGAAAGTAGCAGTTGTTGGCGCTACCGGAATGGTAGGCGAGGTTATGCTTCAGGTCTTAAAAGAAAGAAATTTTCCGGTTACGGAACTTATCCCTGTGGCTTCTGAAAAATCGGTGGGTAAAGAAATTGAGTGGAATGGCAAATCATACAAAGTTGTAGGCATGCAAACCGCTATAGACATGAAGCCGGAAATTGCTTTATTTTCAGCAGGCGGACAAACTTCATTAGATTGGGCTCCAAAATTTGCTGCTGTCGGAACTACCGTTATCGACAATTCATCTGCTTGGCGTATGGATACTACTAAAAAACTGGTTGTTCCTGAAATCAACGCGAATGAGTTAACTAAAGAAGATAAAATCATAGCCAATCCTAACTGTTCAACTATTCAAATGGTCATGGCACTGGCTCCGCTACATAATAAATACAAGATTAAAAGAATTGTTGTTTCTACTTACCAATCCATCACCGGAACCGGTGTTAAAGCTGTTCAACAGTTAGAAAACGAATACAATGGCGTTCAGGGTGATATGGCATACAATTACCCTATTCACAGAAATGCCATTCCGCAATGTGATGTTTTTGAAGATAACGGCTACACTAAGGAAGAAATGAAACTGGTTCGTGAAACTCAAAAAATATTAAATGATAAAACAATCGCTGTAACAGCAACTGCTATCCGAATTCCTGTAGTAGGCGGACACAGTGAAGCTGTTAACATTGAATTTGAGAATGATTTTGATGTAAATGAAATCAGAGAAATTCTTGATAGCACTCCAGGAATAAAGGTTCAGGATAATTTAAAGACTTTTAGCTATCCGATGCCAATTTATGCTCAAGGTAAAAACGAAGTATTTGTAGGTCGTATCAGAAGAGACGAAAGCCAACCCAATACTGTTAACATGTGGATTGTTGCTGATAATCTAAGAAAAGGGGCTGCGACCAATACAATTCAGATTGGAGAATATTTAATTGCAAACGGTTTAGTTTAATTCTTTATCTTTGCAATTGTGAAGAAAAAGCTAGCTATACTTAATATGATTTTGATGCTTTCGGTTCTATTTGCCGTAAGCTATCAATCTTTGCATGCTTTTTCACATCATGATGAAGTGGTTTCCCATTGTTCTGAACACAGTGATTCCACTCACACAAAATTTAAAAAAGTAATTTCAGAGAAAGAAAACTGTCCGGTTTGTGATTTTAAATTCACCAGTTTTCTTTCTCCTGAAATTTTCACATATACTGTTTTTTCAACTTTTAAAATAAGCCCTTATTCTTTCAGCATTAAGGAAGCTACGAGTTTCTTTTGCGGAAGTTTATTTACGCATAGGGGACCTCCTGTTTCTTTTGTTTAAAATTAAAACTGCCGGTATCTTTTATTAGCAGTCATTACCTGTCTGTCTTGTCAGATAGACAGCTATTTATCTTATCCTTTTTAAACAAAAAAACATGAAACATTTATATATGCTTGCCTTACTAATGGTGAGTACTTGGACATTTTCCCAACAAAAAATATCCGGAAAGATCACTAATGAAGCAGGAATGCCTCTACAATTTGTAACACTTCACTTAATAGAGAATAACGGTTACACGGAAACAGATGAAAACGGAAATTATCAATTAGAATCAGTTCCACAAGGGAATATTACCATTGTTGTTTACTTATTCGGTTATGAACAGCAAACCCTCAAAATAAACTCACTTGACGTTCAGGAATACGATCTTACGCTAAAAGAAAAAGAACAACATTTAGACGAAGTAATTGTCTCTACTGCTTTTAATAAGATCCAATCACAAAATGTGATGAAAGTATCACACGAAAGTATGGAGGAGATCAAAAAGAGCGGAGCTATTTCGTTAATGGATGGTGTAACTAATATCCCGGGAGTAAGCCAAATCTCTACAGGAACATCTATAGGTAAACCGGTAATCAGAGGTTTAAGCTCAAACAGGGTTTTAACCTATGCACAAGGAGTACGTTTAGAAAACCAGCAATTCGGCGAAGAACACGGTTTAGGACTAAGCGCCTCAGGTATTGAAAGTGTCGAAGTCATCAAAGGCCCGGCATCATTATTATATGGTTCAGATGCCATAGGAGGTGTCTTATATTTTAACCCTGAAAAATATGCCCGAACAATACTACCAGAGGGAATGTATTCCAACAATTCGCTTCCAACACACAAGGAACTAATACTTCATTCGGTATCAAATCATCACCTAATAACTGGAAATTTTTGTTACGCGCCAATTACAATTCGCAAGCAGATTACAAAATTTCTTCGGGTGACAGAATTACAAATACACGTTCTATTGAAAAGGATTTAAAATATGGAATTGGTTATGCGAATTCCCGTTTCTCAACTGATATTCGCTACAATTATAACCAATTAAATTTGGGTTTACCCGAAGAGGGCATTGAAAACACAGGATTTCGCAATCCCCTATATCCGAAACAGGATATCGACAATCACATTTTGAGTTTGAACCAAAAAGTATATTTCAAAAATTCAAAATTAGAGGCCGATCTAGGTTACACATTCAACAACAGGAAAGAATTAGAAGACGTTGATGTCATTGCCTTGCACATGAAATTAAAAACAGGCAATTACAATATCAAATATTATCTACCTAAATGGAAAAATCTGGAAACAATTGTAGGCGTTCAAGGAATGCACCAAACCAATAGCAATTTTGGGGAAGAAATGTTAATCCCGGATGCTACCGTTGACGACTTTGGTACTTTTATTACATCAAACTACGAATGGAACACTAATGTTTTACAAGCCGGAATTCGTTTTGACAATAGAAATGTAATCACTTCCGAACACGGGACTATAGGTGAAGAAGGCTATTTTGGAGCCATCGATAAAAAATTCAACAGCTTTAATTTTGCATTGGGCTATAAAACCAATCTTACTGACAAAATCATCAGCCGCATTAATTTAGCTTCCGGTTTCAGGGCACCGAATTTATCGGAATTGACATCAAACGGTGTACATGAAGGAAGTAATCGTTATGAAATTGGTAATCAAAACTTAAAAAACGAGCAAAATTTTCAAGCCGACCTGAACCTTGAGTACAAAAGTGAACACTTTGAATATTTCATCAACGGATTCTATAATCACATTAACAACTATATCTTTATTTCACCGACCGGAAATATGTTAGATGCTAATTACGTATACGAATACCTGCAAAATAATGCAACATTATATGGTGGTGAAACCGGGATTCACCTTCACCCGCACCCTATTGACTGGTTGCATTTCA
Proteins encoded in this window:
- the ade gene encoding adenine deaminase, with product MQIQGQIVDIFNKRIFPGEITVENGKIKSVIEKEHNVKHYIMPGFIDAHIHIESSMLVPSEFAKIAVLHGTVGTISDPHEIANVLGAEGVFFMIENSKKVPLKFHFGAPSCVPATSFETAGAVIDSEGIKELLASPDIHYLAEMMNYPGVLHEDEEVMKKIAWAKHFDKPVDGHAPGLRGDAVKKYISAGITTDHECFTYDEAAEKLSLGMKVIIREGSAAKNFEALIDLLPEHYENMMFCSDDKHPDDLIVSHINALCARAVTKGIDLFKILQVACINPVKHYNMNVGLLQENDPADFIVVKDLAQFEVLQTYLNGKLIAENGKSFIPEISFETPNNFNTSLKNISDFEVLSPANKIRVIEALEGQLITNEIHHTSLTQDGNLISNTTDDILKMTVVNRYQDARPAIAFIKNFGLKEGAIASSVAHDCHNIVAVGTSDEEICKAVNLLIENKGGVCAVNGSEQKVLPLPVAGIISDKDGWETGKLYQEIDQMAKTLGSSLKAPFMTLSFMALLVIPDLKLSDKGLFSGNTFSFVDLEVE
- a CDS encoding OsmC family protein: MATHTVTTTWKGKMQFESTNPSGETLLINTAPEHGGGEEGLRPKALMLSALAGCSGLDVASLMEKMKLEVDDFKIETVASLTEEHPKVYDAVTVEYHFYGSNLNEAKLQRAVDLSVEKYCGVMEMFRQFAKMEIKVLFHHQ
- the rsmI gene encoding 16S rRNA (cytidine(1402)-2'-O)-methyltransferase; the protein is MGKLYLVPTPIGNLEDMTFRAIKVLREVDYILAEDTRTSGKLLKHFEIATPMQSHHMHNEHKTVENLVKRMQGGETIALISDAGTPAISDPGFLLTRACVESGVEVECLPGATAFVPALVNSGLPNDKFVFEGFLPDKKGRQTRFLILAEETRTMIFYVSPHKLNRTLAEFVQYFGADRPVSVSREISKLHEETVRGTAEEVLKHFEAKPAKGEIVAVVGGKK
- a CDS encoding thymidine kinase, with product MFLENTVNQSEQFGWIEVICGSMFSGKTEELIRRLKRAQFAKQKVEIFKPAVDTRYHEEMVVSHDANEIRSTPVPVAENIRILAQGCDVVGIDEAQFFDDEIVAVCNDLANQGIRVIVAGLDMDFKGNPFGPMPSLMATAEYVTKVHAVCTRTGNLANYSFRKSQDDKLVLLGETEEYEPLSRAAFFRAMKKNKENDNK
- a CDS encoding bifunctional UDP-N-acetylmuramoyl-tripeptide:D-alanyl-D-alanine ligase/alanine racemase, yielding MTFSLTSIISALNAKVSGSFEDFKPENISIDSRSLQNGNGTLFFALTGSHHDGHQYIQQLINKGVRNFVVQYIPDGLENKANFLVVENTLFALQQMAGYYRSLFSFPIIGITGSNGKTIVKEWLNFLLSPDYSVVRSPKSYNSQVGVPLSVFGINEQHDLGIFEAGISQKGEMEKLENIIQPNIGVFTSIGSAHDEGFLSQEEKIAEKTKLFNHCSLVVLEKNPLIEHYISQPKLTWSFTDKNATLFVSQKWAENTATRLTLVYQDQTFEVTLPFTDEFSIQNAMNCIGVLLYLNTSISVITERIQNLYPIEIRLQAKKGINNCIIIDDSYSSDYQSLKIALDFLEQQKLHQKKTIIVSDIFQSGLPTEVLYQKVFSTLQNNHIDRIITIGETISNYLSKLPHVISFSSTADFLKQFNTQSFQNETVLVKGARSFNFDEIVVLLEEKKHETVMEINLDAITYNLNFYRSKLKPETKVMVMLKAFGYGNGGFEIAKLLEHLKVDYLGVAFADEGVELRKAGISTPIIVLNPENYSFNTMIAYDLEPEIYSINGLHSFLKIAQEKNISQYPIHIKLDTGMHRLGFEAAQLDELIAVLKNNNFVAVKSIFSHLAASDDKQFDAFTYKQFECYQENSKKLTETLHIKPIRHILNTSGIFNYPEMQMEMVRLGIGLYGIGNSDYENQQLQNVSTLKSIISQIRIVEKGESVGYSRKFIANKPTTVASIPIGYADGIRRSLGNQKSYVTINGQRADIIGNICMDTLMVDVTRVNCKEGDEVIIFGERPKVTELAEFLNTIPYEILTGISQRVKRVFYKN
- the mscL gene encoding large conductance mechanosensitive channel protein MscL — its product is MLKEFKEFAMKGNLVDIGVGFVMGAAFNKVVSSFTGGIVSPLVGLIFKSNFKDLKWTIIEGVVNAEGVVEGEVSVLWGEFLTNLIDFIIVAFVMFMIVKGVNAMKKKEAPAPAAPKGPSQEELLAEIRDLLKKQ
- a CDS encoding aspartate-semialdehyde dehydrogenase, with protein sequence MKVAVVGATGMVGEVMLQVLKERNFPVTELIPVASEKSVGKEIEWNGKSYKVVGMQTAIDMKPEIALFSAGGQTSLDWAPKFAAVGTTVIDNSSAWRMDTTKKLVVPEINANELTKEDKIIANPNCSTIQMVMALAPLHNKYKIKRIVVSTYQSITGTGVKAVQQLENEYNGVQGDMAYNYPIHRNAIPQCDVFEDNGYTKEEMKLVRETQKILNDKTIAVTATAIRIPVVGGHSEAVNIEFENDFDVNEIREILDSTPGIKVQDNLKTFSYPMPIYAQGKNEVFVGRIRRDESQPNTVNMWIVADNLRKGAATNTIQIGEYLIANGLV
- a CDS encoding TonB-dependent receptor plug domain-containing protein — its product is MKSSPNNWKFLLRANYNSQADYKISSGDRITNTRSIEKDLKYGIGYANSRFSTDIRYNYNQLNLGLPEEGIENTGFRNPLYPKQDIDNHILSLNQKVYFKNSKLEADLGYTFNNRKELEDVDVIALHMKLKTGNYNIKYYLPKWKNLETIVGVQGMHQTNSNFGEEMLIPDATVDDFGTFITSNYEWNTNVLQAGIRFDNRNVITSEHGTIGEEGYFGAIDKKFNSFNFALGYKTNLTDKIISRINLASGFRAPNLSELTSNGVHEGSNRYEIGNQNLKNEQNFQADLNLEYKSEHFEYFINGFYNHINNYIFISPTGNMLDANYVYEYLQNNATLYGGETGIHLHPHPIDWLHFTSSYEMVIGKQKGGEYLPLIPANQWKNTLRGEFELGKWFQKAFANLQVNYTFDQNNISSFETKTNDYTLVNLGLGGTVKLQKMKFDLSLNAKNLLDKTYVAHLSRLKSDGIPNMGRNIVLGINFNF